The genome window CATCACCGCCGCCATAGCATCCTGAGGTGTCCTTGCCCAGTCCTTAACGAAGTGGATTTCCGCCCCCTGGGCAAAACAGGCAAATTTGGCAGGCGAAGACGGCAAAGAAGAGACCACAGGAACGCCATATTTTTCTGCCAGAGTTTTTCCTCTCTCCAATGCTGAGCGAATTATCACACTCACCAACTTCTGAAGTTTCTCCGGATCATCTGGAAAGACAGGGACAAGCGAAGAATCCGTGCTCCCAACCACCCTTAAACTTCCCGCCCCTCTCCTGGAGCGCAGTCCCAAACCTCCCAACCAGACGGCAAGATTGAAAGACATGCAAGCATTAACCCACACCAGAGGATCTACCGGGCGCGTGGTCCCCAAGATCACCTCAAATTGCTGTTTGGGGTTGAAAGCGCGGCGGCTTCCTGAAGGTGTTTTATGGGGCAGAATAGGGTATGAAGCGGATGGAAGAGCCTTTTGCCGCACCTGAATGGCAATGGGTGAACCGTACTCCGCATCCCCAAACACCTCGCGCTCCAACTGTCTCAGCCCATCCAGGTTGCTGTCCCCAATCACCCCGCCGAGGGCGGCGCGGAACCAGTAGCGCATGGCGCCGCGAAACGCCGGCGGGCGCAGTTCCGGCTCGCCCCGCGGATCGGCGCCCCCCAGAAAGAGCGGGGTCACCGTTTCCAATTGCACCCTCACCTGTTGTTTCCAGTCGGTCATATCCTCTCCTTTCTTCCGAACAACCCGGTTTCAAGGCTACATCGGTTATCTCACCCTGTCATCACAGGGATCTCCTATTTTCAATAGGAATTTCTTCCTATGTATCCCCTTTGGAAAACAAAGAGGCAAACTCGGCGATGAACGCCGCGCGGCTGGCGCCCGTCTTCCCCGTATGGACGCCGCGCCAGGCATCAAAGGCGCGATAGACGCGCGTTAACTGGTTGGCGACGGTATGCTCGCTCTTGTGCAACCGCCGGGCGATTTCGGCATTGTCCAGACCTTCGCGCACCAGCAGTTCCGCCACTTCGCGCAGAGCCGGCGTCAGGTGATGCTCCCAGAACTCCCGCCGCCGCCGCATCACCTCCTGCAGGGTGAACTCCTGCTGACGGCGCAGGGCTTCCCAGGGATCGTCCACCTCGGCAAGCAGAACCCGCACGGTAGCGGCATCGCTCCAGC of Anaerolinea thermophila UNI-1 contains these proteins:
- the cmr1 gene encoding type III-B CRISPR module RAMP protein Cmr1, which gives rise to MTDWKQQVRVQLETVTPLFLGGADPRGEPELRPPAFRGAMRYWFRAALGGVIGDSNLDGLRQLEREVFGDAEYGSPIAIQVRQKALPSASYPILPHKTPSGSRRAFNPKQQFEVILGTTRPVDPLVWVNACMSFNLAVWLGGLGLRSRRGAGSLRVVGSTDSSLVPVFPDDPEKLQKLVSVIIRSALERGKTLAEKYGVPVVSSLPSSPAKFACFAQGAEIHFVKDWARTPQDAMAAVMRKMPKADYLGGISPRQGSPLWVNILYASQAYHLLLTVLPSRLASGRQDYQKVSQLLQSLGGQKIQIKGWNL